The genomic interval TTTCTGTTAATTCGGGGAAAACCCGTTCCCCGAATTCATAGTTCATTGGCTGATCAGCCTCCTTTCCATCTCATTGACAGGGCTATCCGGATTGTCAAAATCATAAGGCTTCAATAGCAATAAATAGCTATTGTGCAGTATCGCTTTCACCATAAATCTGATTTAATTTGACTAGCAACTAAACAAAAAACAAGGAATTTGGTTATATGAACTACTAATTTTTCTTCTTCCATATGAGCGACGTCCAACTATTAGATAAAAATCAATTAATCGAGGTTTTGAGTCAGACCAAAACTGCAACTGCCATTCATATCGGAGAAGATGCACTGATTCAGATGGCTAACCAGGCTATGTTAACGATTTGGGATAAAGACCAGTCTGTTATAGGAAAGACTTTAGAAGACGCACTTCCTGAACTCAAAGGGCAGCCTTTCGCCCAGATGTTCAAAAAGGTCTGGATGGAAGGAATAACCATCTCTGGTATAGATACAGCTGCCGATCTTAACGTAAACGGAGAAATCAGGACCTTTTATTTTGACTTCGAATACCGGGCCATAAAAAATGAATTCAACCAGACTATCTGTATTCTCCATACAGCTACTGATGTTACAGAGCGGGTAATCAATCGCCAGCTGATGGAGGAGTACTACAGTAAGGAGGTGGCACTGGAAAGAGAACAGGCACTCAATGAAGAGCTTGCTGCATCTAACGAAGAACTCAATGCAGTAAATGAGGAACTCTCTCAAAGTCAGGAAGAATTGCTGGCTATGAATGAGAGTTTAGAAAGAAGAGTGGAAGCCAGGGTACAAGAGCTCTCGGCCAGTGAAAGTAAGTATCGTGAAATTTCAGATGAACTTGCAGCTATCAATGAAGAAATGGCAGCCTCAAATGAGGAGCTTGTTTTAACTCACGAACATTTAAAAAACACCTTTGATGAGCTGGAAGATAAAGAAATTGCCTTAAGATTAGCTATTGAGGCTGCTAATTTCGGAACCTGGCATATAGACTCCCAAAGCAGAGCATTGATAACTTCGGTACGCTTGAGAGAGCTATTTGGATTTGACGCGGCTCATGAAATTACTATTGAAGAAGCACTCGGACAGGTTACAGAAGAATATCGGGCATACGTTGCAGAAAAACTTGAAAATGCCCTTAATGGTAACGGAGACT from Pedobacter sp. WC2423 carries:
- a CDS encoding ATP-binding protein, producing the protein MSDVQLLDKNQLIEVLSQTKTATAIHIGEDALIQMANQAMLTIWDKDQSVIGKTLEDALPELKGQPFAQMFKKVWMEGITISGIDTAADLNVNGEIRTFYFDFEYRAIKNEFNQTICILHTATDVTERVINRQLMEEYYSKEVALEREQALNEELAASNEELNAVNEELSQSQEELLAMNESLERRVEARVQELSASESKYREISDELAAINEEMAASNEELVLTHEHLKNTFDELEDKEIALRLAIEAANFGTWHIDSQSRALITSVRLRELFGFDAAHEITIEEALGQVTEEYRAYVAEKLENALNGNGDYDVSYPVIGYKDKKTRWLRAVGNLKADKSGEFSSFTGVVMDISMIKKDEQRKNDFIAMVSHELKTPLTSLSGYIQVLQRKAIVFQDKFVNSSLEMAAKQVKKMTGMINGFLNVSRLESGKIVLNLSHFSLTDLIAVVVEESRMMETSHHIEFQGCAHTPVYADYDKIGNVIVNLLSNAVKYAPVDKNIKVTCTIINQMVQVSVRDHGIGINTKDINKLFDRYYRVENDSQVSGFGIGLYLSAEIIARHNGTIWVESEFGDGATFYFNLPLHKQSI